A segment of the Ferviditalea candida genome:
CATGCCAAAACGTTCCGCGATCTCGTGTTTTCGCTGCGAAATTCGCTGTTGAAAACCGGCGTGTTCACGAACGAAAAGATAGCTGAGCAGCAGGTGATCAGCGTCGTCAACTTTGATATTCATCTGAAACGCGACAGTGACGGGCGCCGCTATATCGAGCGGATTACGGAGTGCGTGCCGCTTGATCAGGAGTTGGATTATCCTGACCAATACCGGCAGTGCGAAAAGCTGGAAGACAAGATGGCTGCGTTTATGGAAACGGCGGTCGAATATTTCCGTCGTTCCACTGACCGAAAGCTGTACGAAGCGCGGAATGTAGTCGAATTCCGGGACGGAAAGTATGTGGCCCTCCATCCGATATCCGAACAAAACGTGCGAGAGATGCGCGAACATATGCCGGAAGCGGACCGCGAGGCATTTGCAGCGTTCCTGACCGCGAACTGGGGTGAGCCGAATGGAGCTTAAAGTGCTGCTGTCGCTCGTCCTTGGCGGGGCGGTTGTGCTTTTCCTTGCTGCCGTCCTGTTGTTCAAATGGCTGTCCCGCAAAAATACCGGAGCAGGCTCCATGCGGGAATACGAGGAACTGCGGCTTCCCGGCAAACCGACGAACAAGCATGCCGTTCACAGCCTCTTGCAACAATTGTATATCGCATGTGAACGGATTCCGCTGCTTCGCGCGTACCTGATCGCGATTCGCAAACGGCTGTCTTTGCTTGCGCCGTATGACGAATGGAAGCTGCGGCTGGAGGCGATCAAGATTGCGCTTGCGGCATGGAGCATATTGGCAGTCGCCGCGATTCCGCTATTCCTGTTTGTCCGCGATCCGATGACGCTGCTCATGTTTGCCATTGGCGCTTGGGCGCTTCACGGCATGGTCGCGGACGCGTTCGTTCATCGTTTGGAAAACCGGCTGCTCCGCCAGCTTCGTCACTTCATGGCCGATGTGCGGCATCACTATCATCGGCATGGGATGGTGGAGGAAGCGATCTACGATGCGGCGGAATCCGCTCCGCACGAAATGACGCTGCACGGACAGGAACTGTATGACGTTCTTACAGCCAGTCATCCGGAAGAGAGGCTGGAACAATATTACGAGGTTGCGCCGAATCGCTTTCTTAAAGGACTTGCCGGCATATCGCATCTGGTCAAGGAGTACGGCGACAAGACATTGCAGAACGGATCGCTATACTTAAAAGCGCTCGGGAAGCTGACGACCGAACTAAATCTGGACATTCTGCGCCGGGAAAAGCTTAGCTTTTTGCTGCAAGGGCTGACGGCAATCGCGCTGATCCCAGTTTTGTTCACCAAGCCGATCGAAAGCTGGGCGCGAAACTACTTCCCGTCGATGGACGATTTTTACAACGGCAAACTAGGCTGGATTACCAAATTAGTCATTCTGTTTGTCATCTTCGGCTCTTATGTGTTGCTTCGCAGCATGCGGGAGTTGGATGGCGAACAAAATACTAGGCGGCGCAAGCCGTGGGAACAACAGGTCTACGAACTTCGTTGGGTACGCTGGGTCATCGACCGGATCGCGCCGGAATCCGGCGCGAGGGAGGTAGCCCGCAGTGCAATGCTGCTGAAAGAAACGAACTCGCCGCTCCGTTTGGAGTGGTTTTTTGTGCAACGGGCGACGGCCAGTGTACTCGCATTTCTGCTTGTACTCGGACTGTTTGTCACGCTTCATGTGGTGACGAAATACCAGCTTCTTTATGCGCCGGTCAAGCCGGAAACGATGTTCGGCCGCCTGTCGCCGCAGGAAGAAGCGAAAGGCAAGGAAGCGGCGGCGCTTGACCGCAGGGTTATGTCGGATGTGAAGGGGGTGAAAACCAAACTCTCGGAAACGATATTGGCCGAGCTGCGAAAAGACCCGCAGCTTGCGCGAAGCGATGCCCAGCTTCGCGCCGCAGCAGGGCGCATCTTAAGCAAAATGGATGGGCTTAGCCATGAGTATCTGAAATGGTGGGAGGCGATGGCGGCTCTATTGATCGGATGGGGCGGTTACTATGCGCCTGTCGGCGTCCTGTTGTTCCGGAGGAAAATGCGGCAGATGGAGATGAAGCACGAGGTGGACCAGTTCCATTCGGTGATCGCCATGCTGTCCGAAATGGACCGGATGTCGGTGGAGCATGTGCTGGAGTGGATGGAACGCTTCGCGTCTATTTTCAAAACGCCGATTCAGTATTGCTTGCTCCACTACGAGCATGGGGCCGAGCGGGCGCTGGAAGAACTGAAGGAGGAAGCGCCGTTTCTGCCATTTGTCCGTACGGTGGAGAAGCTGCAGCTCGCGGTGGAGAAAATTCCGATCCGGCAAGCATTCGATGATTTGGAATCCGAGCAAGCTTTTGCGCAAGAGCAGCGCAAGCAGGATTATGAACGGCTGATTGAAACGAAAGCGGGATGGGGCAAGCTGATCGGCTTCGCGCCGATGATGTCCCTTATTTTTGGGTATCTGGTCTTTCCGCTCGTCTACGTCAGCTTGAATCAAATGTCGGTGTATTACGAGCAGATTCAGCGGATCCAGTAAGCTTTGATTTTCGTAGCCTTGATTTATAGAAGGCTTATTTGTGCTTTCAAATAAAGCACGATCACAATCCACTTTAAAAGGAGAGAAATTCCCATGTCCAACGCGCAAAAAGCACTTGTTATGGCCGCAGGCATTTTCCTCGCTATCGCCCTTATTACGCTGGCAGTTGTATTGTTTGTATCCGCCCAAGATTCGACCAAAGCGGCGCAAAGCAATTTCAGCAACATTCAAACGGAGCTGTCCCAAACGGCGTTCACCGTTTACGACAATACGCTCGTATCCGGAAGCCAAGTCGTCAACGCGCTGCGCAAGTTCAACGATCAGGATCAATTCGGCATTCAGGTTGTGACAGGGAAAAATCCGGCTGGACAATGGTACGGCAAGGTAATCAATACGGGCGTTCCGATGGATAGCATCACGTACGGTTCAGTGGTCGGTCCTGCGCCCGGCCGGCTCGATCATACGATGGATGAAGCCAACGTCAACTATGTGAATCCGAGCGGCAAGTTCCGGGCGCAGCTGGTGAAGGACAGCAGCAACGTCATTCGCGGCATTGTGTTCCGTCAGCAGTAAGGCTTCAGTAGTAAGGACATCGCGGCAAATCAAAAAGCAGCAGCCCTCCCAGCGGGGGGCTTGCTGTAAAGAAAGGAGGACATGCCGGTGAGCCATTCCGTTCGTACGATGATCGATATGAGCTTCGCATGTCTAGTTTTTGTGCTGGCAGTCACGACCGGGTTGCTGCTGTTTCAAAGCGGAGCAGCAGCGCTGGAAACGGCTTATTTATCGGGAAAAGCGCAGGATCGCAGCGTACATCCGACGCTCGCTCCGGTTGCGGGGGACGGAAGCGTTTCCGGTGCGGAAGTGTTGCAGTCCTTGGCGTTGATCAACGAGATCGGCGTTGAAATCGTTGTGGATAGCAGAGTATACCCCCTAACCACGGAACGAGAGCAAATTGCGTCTTCCGGAATCCAACTTCAAGGGCGTTATTCGCCTTCCTATCATCGCGGTCCTGGCGGACAATTGCAAAGAATTGTCTTTGCTTCGGTAGGGGGTGTGTGATGAACAGTATTTCCAAGGTATTTGCCATACTCATTGCCATACTGCTCCTGTACGTCTTCCCGATTTCCGCTGCGTTCGATCAGCAGGATGACGTGTCGGAGCTGGTTGTATTGCGGGCAACGGCGTCGTTTGTCGATGCGGTCAGGGACAAGGGATATATCTCCCCAACGATGTACAACGATTTCTTTCAGGCGATCCATGCGACGGGCAACACATTCGATGTGCAGATGGAACACGGGCAAAAGCGTTATATCCCGGTATACGATGATCCGGCGCGTCCAGAGACGTTCAGAGGGGAGTACGCCGTTCATTATGACATGTTTTACAATGCGCAAATTATGCCGGTGATGTTCCCGAATAGCACGGCTGGCAAGGACGATGCATCGCGCCGCTACAAATTACATGCCGGGGATACATTTTATGTTGTGGTGAAGAACAATAACCGGACGAACGGTACGATCCTGCACGATTTTTTGAACAACGCCAGCAGCCCGAATGAAAAAATCTTCATCCCCTACGGAGGCGTTGTACGTAATGAAGATGATTAATTGGGCGATTGTAGGGATATTGATTCTGCTTCCGTTTTATGTGATCAACCGGATTGATACCGAGACGCAGCGCCGGATGTTGGTGACGGAGCTGCGCTACGATGCCGCGCTCGATACGGCGGTCGACGATGCTGCGCGGGCGCTCTTGAACAATGCCAACCAGCGACAGGAAGCCCGATATGAATCGGCTAAGCGGGTGCGAGTGAACAAGGAAGAAGCGGTTGATACGTTTTATCGGACGCTGTACATGAACTTCGGCATAGCAGAAGATTCGATTGCACAAGGCGTGTTAAATCGCTACATTCCGGCTCTGATCGTCATTGGTTACGATGGTTTCTGGGTGAACGCCGAGGAAGAGGTTACGAACGCTGCCGGAGAAACGGAAATTCGTCCTGTATGGGGGCCGAAAAAGCCGTACGCCTATGCCGATACGCAAGGGAACAGCTTCTCCTTCACATTGGACGACTACGTGATGGCGTATGAAGCAAGCAGCCGGATATGGCGGGAGGGCTTCCGCCCGGAAATCCAATCGGCGACTGCGATTCCGCTCTTGCGGGATGCGGAACTGTTTGAACAGGTGCGGCGCAGCGCGATCGTCAACGCCATCGAAAATGAACTGGCATTCCGGATCAACCGGCATAACCAGTATGCTTCGCGATACGGCGTTTCCTACACCTTTACGCTGCCGACAATCAGCGCCGAAGAATGGAACAACACGATTAACGACATCGGCGTCATGGCGTTCGTGCAAGGCATTCCAATGGGAAGCAAGACGTATAACAACTATGCATTGGGCGGAAGTCGGGTGTTGAAAAAGCCGATAATCATCGGAGCGGTGAAAGACGGGAGGAAGGTGTATTACCGCAGCATCTGCAATTATCCCTATCCGGTGGAAGAGACGTTTGCCAGCGAAAAAGCGGCGGCGCAAAAAGGATATATGCCGCTAAACTGCAGCAACAATCCTTGACCCGAAAGTCGTTGCTTAAGGAGTGGACAGGTTGGCGCAGGGATTATATGATGGAGACATAACGTCGTTTTCTTCCTGATATTCTCAATTTTTATCGAAAAAAAGGAGTGAACCGAACGTGAAAAAATGGGTAAGCGCCAGTCTGTCGCTGGCGATGTTTTTTGGTCTTGCGACTGGCATCTCCAGCGCGCAGGCTAAAACGCCGGCGTTTGTCAGCGTCGTCATGGATGGGGAAAAGATCTGGTTTCCCGATGCCCAAGCATTCGTTGATGAAAACAGCCGTACGCTCGTCCCGGTGCGCTTTGTCGCCGAAAAGATGAACGCCAAGGTGGGGTGGGAAGCGGAGACAATGACGGTGCCGATTGAGCGGGGCGACCAGCGCATCCTGCTGACGATTGGCGAGAGCACAGCGATGGTCAATGGGAAAGAGGAGACCTTTGATACGAAGGCTATTATAAGCGGAGGCAGAACATTTGTCCCGCTGCGATTTGTCAGCGAGGTGCTGGGCGCGACGGTGAAGTGGGATGATGCCGCTTCGACCGCATTGATCTCAACTAGAGAAGGTGCGGAGGCGAAGTACGATCAATGGGGCCGCTTGATCCGTACAATCGACCTGCCAAAGAATGCGAAGGATTACCCGTATATTTTGGCAGATGTGCCAAACGAGATGTATGAGATGAAGTATCCACATTCTCACCCGGATCCGACGGAAAGAAAAGTTTCTTCCGAATTGTACTCGACCATACCTGAGTTCAAGAAAGAAAATGTTGATATTTGGATGTCGCGCCTAAAAGCATTTGGGGCAGTTTGGCTGAATGCGGATTATCAAACGATTGATTACAATTGGGCAGACGAATTGTTTGCGAACAAAGTCCAATTGAATGGAAGTGAACTGAAGTATATAAAGCGATACGTAGACTGGGTCAAGGAGAACCATATACAGATGGAAGGTTATCTTGATCCGGAACCATCGATGATTTATGACGATGGGTTTGGCGGTTATCACGTACGTTCAAAGTTTAGAATTAAATTTGATGCATTTACGAATAATGAAAGGCTTATATACGATACTTGGTTTCCCAACGACGTCGCGTTTGAGAAGGGCGTTTGGTATGAAGGTTATACCGACATATACTTATCTACAAATGTAGGTGGTAATTGGGGTAGAACATTAAAGGTTGACCCTCAAGCAAGTCTGTTTCGAAATTACCTCATGAAAAAGGCAGGGTAAAACAATGAGCAGACAATTAAAAAAATTTGTAAGCATGCTGCTGGCATGCTTTTTTTTATTGAATTTTCTTTCCTTAGTTGTTCATGCGGAGGTGCCAGCAGTCAGAATAAAAGAAGGGAAAATCAAGTTCGATGTGACTAGCACTGCAGCCACATCAGGAATCAAATATAAAACCATTGGTTGGACGATCCGCAGGGACGACATTTGTTACAATAATTCAAGCGGTAAACATTGCGATCCGACAGGCGAAGGTTCAGCGCCTATTGATGGGCTGACGCAAATCGATCAATACCCTGATCCGCCCATTCCAGGCCAACCGTTAACTACCTCATTTGAAATTCCGGAAGCTACTGTTACCCAAGCGCTGACCGATAACGGCATGGAAGGCATCAAACAAAACGATCAGATCTATTTGTACGCGATCATGATTGTGACGAAAAACGGCAGTCAGATCGGTGGGCCGTACTATACGTTGGATCAGATTAAAAGGGCCCAGTCCTGGGCGCATCCTGACGACTTGGACGATTACTACGGCATTCCGGTCTCATACGACAGCCCGGATTTTCCAGTCGATATCGTTTGCATGACGGAGGAAGGAACAGCCATCTCCGACTCGAGTTGCTCCTTCCATAAAGGGGACTACAAGGCCGGGGAAGAAATCGAGCACACATTCAACCAGCAGATTACGTTCGAAGGCAAAACTTACGAGATTGTTCGTTCTTACATCGTGTCCAAAAACAATCCCGACGACCAAAAATTTGTTCAGGAAAAAGACGATGCCAATCTGCTTAATCGGCATATCAGCGTGTATTTGAGCGGGGCCGATATTGTTGCGGTATACAAGGAACAGGACAATCCTGTGAAAGCCATTTACCAAATGGAAGACGGAACAAAGCTCAAGGAAACGGATAAAGGCAAAATTGCTACAGGAGCGGAAGCAACCCATACGTTTGAAGAGCAAATTACGGCGAGCGGACAAGCCTATGAAATTATCCGCTCTTACATTATCAACAACGACAAACCGGATGAAAAACAATTCATTCAGGAAAAAGACGATCCAAAGCTGCTGGAACGCACTATTACCGTGGCAGCAGGCGGCTCCAATTTCGTCGGCATTTACAAAATCCCCTCCTCGGTCACCGTCGCTTCCCGCATTCAAGCGCCAACGGAAGTAAGCGCGGCGACGACCGAAGTGAATGGGGATTTTATTTTTGAAGCCAAAGCGCTCAAAAACCTCCAATCCTATGAGATTACATCGATGAAAAACGCTTCCCTCGTTCAAACGGGCGACAAGACCGGAACTCTTAGCGGAACATCGGACAGCAAAACGATCCCGATTAAAATCCCGTTTGCTTCAGGATCAAGCGTGACGGTGCAGATTACGGTCGTTGTCAAAGATGTTGAGGGCAATTCTGGCGATTCGACTGCCGACCACACAGTAACCAAAAATACCGGCGGCGGAGGCGGAAGCGTTCAAGGCTGTACCGCGCCAAGCAAGGGAAACGTACAACGCGCGCAGGCGATGGATCCGGCTGCAACGGGTGTCATTAAAGCCGACCAGCGGGGAGCAGAACAGTTCGACGTGTTGAAGGGAATCCCGACCTCGGAGAGCCTTTATGTCAACGCTACTTCCAAAAGCTATCTGTACCAGAATGAATTTGCGGAAATGTCCGGCACTTGCACTTACCCGATCAAGGTGAGCAGAACGTATACGCTGACCTGGACAGTGAAGCGTTCCGGACCGAACGGGACCACTATCTCCGTGCCGCGTTCGGCTACGCAGACGGTGACCAAGGACTACGCCATTGAGAGAAAGTATGCTTACTGGCAAATCGATAATCTGGAAGTATACGGGATCAAGCAGGCGATCTTCAAGAACTATGCGCTGCCCTCCGGAACCGTCACCATTAAGCCCGGAGGTTATTCAGCGCCAACTGTAACCGCACAAAATTCGGATGACCTGTCATCCCACATCACGCACCCAACGTACTCGAATGTAACGTTGCCGGGTAAAACGATTTCCGGCGGTTCCAGCCGGCCGTCAGTACCGAATGAAGACTGGAAGGGCGAAGCGGAAAAAGCAATCGGAAAAATTAAGGTAAAAAATGACTCTGTCGACTTTAACGGCGTTACCGTCATGGACAACCGGACAGTTGAGGAAAAAGCGCCTTCCCCTGGCCAAATTCCAGATCCTGATGAAATCGGTCGCGATGTGCTGTACGAGAAAGGATATAGGATCGACAAAGGAAAAACGAACAAATCCAATACGCCAGGTACCGGAACAATCGCATTCTTCCTTGTTAAAGGTATAAAGGGTGGAGCGGACGCATCGTATCCGATCAACGGGATCAACACCGTGACCGTGCATACGCCGGTTGTCAACTATGCCTCCGTTTCGGATGACAAGGCGCATAACCAGAAGA
Coding sequences within it:
- a CDS encoding ABC transporter permease produces the protein MSNAQKALVMAAGIFLAIALITLAVVLFVSAQDSTKAAQSNFSNIQTELSQTAFTVYDNTLVSGSQVVNALRKFNDQDQFGIQVVTGKNPAGQWYGKVINTGVPMDSITYGSVVGPAPGRLDHTMDEANVNYVNPSGKFRAQLVKDSSNVIRGIVFRQQ
- a CDS encoding copper amine oxidase N-terminal domain-containing protein; protein product: MKKWVSASLSLAMFFGLATGISSAQAKTPAFVSVVMDGEKIWFPDAQAFVDENSRTLVPVRFVAEKMNAKVGWEAETMTVPIERGDQRILLTIGESTAMVNGKEETFDTKAIISGGRTFVPLRFVSEVLGATVKWDDAASTALISTREGAEAKYDQWGRLIRTIDLPKNAKDYPYILADVPNEMYEMKYPHSHPDPTERKVSSELYSTIPEFKKENVDIWMSRLKAFGAVWLNADYQTIDYNWADELFANKVQLNGSELKYIKRYVDWVKENHIQMEGYLDPEPSMIYDDGFGGYHVRSKFRIKFDAFTNNERLIYDTWFPNDVAFEKGVWYEGYTDIYLSTNVGGNWGRTLKVDPQASLFRNYLMKKAG
- a CDS encoding DUF5704 domain-containing protein, which produces MSRQLKKFVSMLLACFFLLNFLSLVVHAEVPAVRIKEGKIKFDVTSTAATSGIKYKTIGWTIRRDDICYNNSSGKHCDPTGEGSAPIDGLTQIDQYPDPPIPGQPLTTSFEIPEATVTQALTDNGMEGIKQNDQIYLYAIMIVTKNGSQIGGPYYTLDQIKRAQSWAHPDDLDDYYGIPVSYDSPDFPVDIVCMTEEGTAISDSSCSFHKGDYKAGEEIEHTFNQQITFEGKTYEIVRSYIVSKNNPDDQKFVQEKDDANLLNRHISVYLSGADIVAVYKEQDNPVKAIYQMEDGTKLKETDKGKIATGAEATHTFEEQITASGQAYEIIRSYIINNDKPDEKQFIQEKDDPKLLERTITVAAGGSNFVGIYKIPSSVTVASRIQAPTEVSAATTEVNGDFIFEAKALKNLQSYEITSMKNASLVQTGDKTGTLSGTSDSKTIPIKIPFASGSSVTVQITVVVKDVEGNSGDSTADHTVTKNTGGGGGSVQGCTAPSKGNVQRAQAMDPAATGVIKADQRGAEQFDVLKGIPTSESLYVNATSKSYLYQNEFAEMSGTCTYPIKVSRTYTLTWTVKRSGPNGTTISVPRSATQTVTKDYAIERKYAYWQIDNLEVYGIKQAIFKNYALPSGTVTIKPGGYSAPTVTAQNSDDLSSHITHPTYSNVTLPGKTISGGSSRPSVPNEDWKGEAEKAIGKIKVKNDSVDFNGVTVMDNRTVEEKAPSPGQIPDPDEIGRDVLYEKGYRIDKGKTNKSNTPGTGTIAFFLVKGIKGGADASYPINGINTVTVHTPVVNYASVSDDKAHNQKTEPIEGRSALILDRPFTVTVPTSGQHREISGYGNRDYAKYTKDKQVWFPFDVYSGDKSTFIPKETWTSIPVGQERTTFFLPVWVDEGNYDVLFRTFAENSPSTSFGTQMNANLEVSNHVATQVVPVEVIGRLYDFRITDIADYNWETVFRTQKGSAAPTGNAYWIGMNGIDGEARGNQSPFVLPVRQGSHPEAGKKNVAVKTGYHISATRYSISA